One window of the Niallia circulans genome contains the following:
- a CDS encoding Nif3-like dinuclear metal center hexameric protein has protein sequence MKNINGYEIISLFEQFSPKVYAMEGDKIGLQVGDLSRPVKRVMIALDVLDEVVEEAISKKVDLIIAHHPPIFRSLSKITMDNPSGKLMHKLIKNDITVYAAHTNLDVAKGGVNDLLSDALGIQDAEVLVPTYEDKLKKLVVYVPKEHVEQVKKSIGDAGAGSIGNYSHCVFSTEGIGEFQPLEGAVPYIGSVNKLEQVEEVKIESVYLASKEKKIVKAMVKAHPYEEVAYDIYDLKIKGEQLGLGRIGRVEETTLGKFADHVKKVLEVDRVRVVGNLDSPVKKVAVLGGDGNKYYSHALMKGADVYITGDMYYHVAHDAQAVGLNIIDPGHNVEKVMKNGVTKVLKRMCEEKGYEVEIFPSVTHTDPFTFV, from the coding sequence ATGAAGAATATTAATGGCTATGAAATAATATCTTTATTTGAACAATTTTCCCCTAAAGTGTATGCAATGGAAGGCGATAAAATCGGGCTGCAGGTGGGAGACTTAAGTAGACCAGTTAAACGCGTTATGATTGCTCTAGACGTTCTCGATGAGGTAGTGGAAGAAGCAATATCAAAAAAGGTGGATTTAATCATTGCACATCATCCTCCTATTTTTCGCTCTCTTTCCAAAATAACAATGGACAATCCATCAGGAAAATTAATGCATAAATTAATTAAGAATGATATTACTGTATATGCTGCTCATACGAATCTTGATGTTGCAAAAGGTGGGGTAAATGACCTTTTAAGTGATGCTTTAGGTATACAGGATGCTGAAGTTTTAGTTCCTACTTATGAAGATAAATTAAAGAAATTAGTAGTATATGTGCCGAAAGAACATGTTGAACAAGTGAAAAAGTCGATTGGCGATGCCGGAGCAGGATCAATAGGGAATTATAGTCACTGTGTTTTTTCGACGGAAGGAATTGGAGAATTTCAACCATTAGAAGGAGCCGTTCCCTACATAGGTAGCGTTAATAAGCTGGAGCAAGTAGAAGAAGTCAAGATAGAATCGGTTTATCTTGCTTCGAAAGAAAAGAAAATAGTAAAAGCAATGGTAAAGGCCCATCCTTATGAAGAAGTAGCTTATGATATTTATGATTTAAAGATAAAAGGTGAGCAGTTAGGATTAGGGCGTATTGGAAGAGTAGAAGAGACAACATTGGGAAAGTTTGCTGACCATGTCAAAAAGGTTCTTGAAGTGGACAGAGTGCGTGTAGTGGGGAATTTAGATTCTCCAGTTAAAAAAGTAGCCGTATTAGGAGGCGATGGCAATAAGTATTATTCCCATGCCTTAATGAAAGGGGCAGATGTCTATATTACAGGGGATATGTATTATCATGTTGCCCATGATGCCCAAGCAGTGGGACTAAATATTATTGATCCTGGACACAATGTTGAAAAAGTGATGAAGAATGGTGTAACAAAGGTTTTAAAGAGAATGTGTGAGGAGAAAGGCTATGAGGTGGAAATTTTCCCTTCTGTAACTCACACCGATCCTTTTACATTTGTATAA
- a CDS encoding tRNA (adenine(22)-N(1))-methyltransferase, producing MNTDRLSKRLETVAKYIPRNSKFADIGSDHAYLPCYMIKRKEVQSAIAGEVVEGPYQSAVKQVKQEGLTSKISVRKGNGLEVIEGNEVDCITIAGMGGTLIASILENGKEKLHSVQRLVLQPNISAFSIREWLLKNNWTLVAEEILEEDGKIYEVLVAEKGESPSLNEESALLFGPFLMKEKDAAFVKKWELEKKNWQRILTQLESAPDSVENTQKRTELQHKIKLVDEVINDEEY from the coding sequence ATGAATACAGATAGATTATCAAAACGATTAGAAACCGTTGCTAAATACATACCTAGAAATTCGAAATTTGCTGATATTGGTTCAGATCATGCTTACTTGCCATGTTATATGATAAAAAGAAAAGAGGTTCAGTCTGCCATTGCAGGTGAGGTGGTGGAAGGACCTTATCAATCAGCGGTTAAGCAAGTAAAACAAGAAGGATTAACTTCGAAAATATCTGTACGAAAAGGAAATGGTTTAGAAGTAATCGAAGGAAATGAAGTAGATTGTATTACCATTGCAGGAATGGGCGGGACATTGATTGCATCTATTTTGGAAAATGGAAAAGAAAAATTGCATTCGGTACAGAGGTTGGTCCTTCAGCCCAATATTAGTGCATTTTCTATTCGCGAGTGGCTATTAAAAAATAACTGGACTTTAGTGGCAGAAGAAATTTTAGAAGAGGATGGGAAAATATACGAAGTTCTAGTAGCGGAAAAAGGGGAATCTCCATCTTTAAACGAAGAAAGTGCCCTATTATTTGGACCATTTTTAATGAAAGAAAAAGATGCAGCATTCGTTAAAAAATGGGAGCTTGAGAAAAAGAACTGGCAAAGAATTCTTACACAGTTGGAATCTGCACCAGATTCTGTGGAAAATACGCAGAAACGGACAGAACTGCAGCATAAGATAAAATTAGTGGATGAGGTGATAAACGATGAAGAATATTAA
- a CDS encoding 4-hydroxy-3-methylbut-2-enyl diphosphate reductase, giving the protein MKVIKIAPRGYCYGVVDAMVIARNAALDKTLPRPIYILGMIVHNKHVTDAFEEEGIITLDGQNRKEILDKVDSGTIIFTAHGVSPEVRRIAKEKGLVTLDATCPDVTKTHDLISEKVKEGYYIIYIGKKGHPEPEGAVGVAPHAVSLVETLEDLSGLEINHEKILVTNQTTMSQWDVADLMESIKEKFPQAEFHKEICLATQVRQEAVAKQAGEADVLIVVGDPKSNNSNRLAQVSEEIAHTTAYRIADISELKLEWLKGASSVAVTAGASTPTPITKEVINFLDQYDPEDENTWQFEKKVPLNKILPKVKAK; this is encoded by the coding sequence ATGAAAGTTATTAAAATTGCACCACGAGGTTATTGCTACGGTGTTGTTGATGCTATGGTAATTGCTCGAAATGCTGCTTTAGATAAAACATTACCTCGCCCCATCTACATTTTGGGGATGATTGTTCATAATAAACATGTAACAGATGCCTTTGAAGAGGAAGGTATTATCACATTAGACGGACAAAATAGAAAAGAAATATTAGACAAAGTTGATTCGGGAACAATCATTTTCACTGCCCATGGTGTATCACCAGAAGTCCGCAGAATAGCAAAAGAAAAAGGGTTAGTAACATTGGATGCAACCTGTCCAGATGTAACCAAAACTCATGATTTAATTAGCGAAAAGGTTAAAGAAGGTTATTACATCATTTATATTGGAAAAAAAGGCCATCCTGAACCAGAAGGAGCTGTTGGTGTTGCTCCACACGCCGTCTCCCTAGTAGAAACACTTGAGGATCTTAGCGGCTTGGAAATTAACCATGAAAAAATCCTCGTTACCAACCAAACAACGATGAGTCAATGGGATGTAGCTGATTTAATGGAAAGCATTAAAGAAAAATTCCCACAAGCTGAATTTCATAAAGAAATCTGCTTAGCAACTCAAGTTAGACAAGAAGCTGTTGCTAAACAAGCAGGTGAAGCGGATGTATTAATTGTTGTTGGCGATCCTAAGAGTAATAACTCAAATCGATTAGCACAAGTTTCCGAAGAAATTGCCCATACTACTGCTTATCGTATAGCAGACATCTCAGAACTCAAGCTAGAATGGTTGAAAGGAGCAAGCAGTGTTGCAGTGACTGCTGGTGCATCCACTCCAACTCCTATTACGAAAGAGGTAATAAATTTTCTAGACCAATACGATCCAGAAGACGAGAATACATGGCAATTTGAAAAGAAAGTTCCATTAAATAAGATTTTGCCAAAAGTTAAGGCGAAATAA
- a CDS encoding YqfQ family protein: protein MMPPRQRGPFQGPPMGGRMPGMRGPSNFPGGPMGRGAMPSRGNGGGGGLLSRLLGGGNNTAGAATNAGARSAASGGGGLLKTLTNPSSINGFLANSQKFLNTASQIGPMINQYGPMVKNIPAIWKMYRGLTSSNKETEETEVTEQKTSKEINDKTTSKPQTKKKVKKTETDHHDFETESFSENPSGASKPKLYV, encoded by the coding sequence ATGATGCCACCAAGACAGCGTGGACCGTTTCAAGGACCGCCAATGGGCGGAAGAATGCCAGGAATGCGAGGTCCTTCAAATTTTCCTGGCGGTCCGATGGGGAGAGGTGCAATGCCAAGCAGAGGAAATGGCGGAGGCGGTGGACTCTTATCAAGGTTACTTGGAGGAGGCAATAATACTGCTGGGGCAGCTACGAATGCTGGAGCAAGAAGTGCCGCTTCTGGAGGCGGTGGATTGCTAAAAACGTTAACTAACCCTTCCTCCATTAATGGATTTTTGGCTAATTCTCAAAAATTCCTTAATACAGCAAGCCAAATCGGTCCCATGATTAACCAATATGGACCAATGGTGAAAAACATCCCTGCGATATGGAAAATGTATAGAGGACTAACAAGTTCAAACAAGGAGACAGAAGAGACAGAAGTTACGGAGCAAAAAACTAGTAAGGAAATAAATGACAAAACCACTAGCAAACCACAAACAAAGAAAAAAGTTAAAAAAACAGAAACAGATCATCATGATTTTGAAACAGAATCATTCTCAGAAAACCCATCTGGTGCCTCAAAACCCAAACTTTATGTATAA
- the rpoD gene encoding RNA polymerase sigma factor RpoD, with product MAEKSARSKEIETELTLDQVKEQLTEVGKKTGVLAYDDIAEKLSSFELDSHQMDEFYEFLGDQGVELIGDGEEEAPNVQELAKGEEEFDLNDLSVPPGVKINDPVRMYLKEIGRVDLLSAEEEINLAKRILQGDEEAKRRLAEANLRLVVSIAKRYVGRGMQFLDLIQEGNMGLIKAVEKFDYEKGFKFSTYATWWIRQAITRAIADQARTIRIPVHMVETINKLIRVQRQLLQDLGREPSPEEIGEDMDLSPDKVREILKIAQEPVSLETPIGEEDDSHLGDFIEDQDATSPSEHAAYELLKEQLEDVLDTLTDREENVLRLRFGLDDGRTRTLEEVGKVFGVTRERIRQIEAKALRKLRHPSRSKRLKDFLE from the coding sequence ATGGCTGAAAAGTCTGCCCGTTCAAAAGAGATTGAAACGGAACTAACCCTTGATCAGGTAAAGGAACAATTAACAGAAGTAGGTAAGAAAACCGGTGTGCTCGCATATGATGATATTGCGGAGAAATTATCTAGTTTTGAATTAGATTCACACCAAATGGATGAGTTTTACGAATTTTTAGGTGATCAGGGAGTCGAATTAATTGGTGATGGAGAAGAAGAAGCTCCAAATGTCCAAGAACTCGCTAAAGGGGAGGAAGAATTCGATTTAAATGACTTAAGTGTTCCCCCAGGTGTAAAAATAAATGATCCAGTTCGTATGTATTTGAAAGAAATTGGAAGAGTTGATTTGCTTTCAGCAGAAGAAGAAATAAACCTAGCAAAACGTATTTTACAAGGTGACGAAGAAGCAAAACGTCGTTTAGCAGAAGCTAATTTACGTTTAGTTGTAAGTATTGCCAAACGCTATGTTGGCCGTGGAATGCAATTCCTTGATTTAATCCAAGAAGGTAATATGGGTTTAATTAAAGCTGTTGAAAAATTTGATTATGAAAAAGGATTTAAATTTAGTACGTATGCAACATGGTGGATTCGTCAAGCGATTACGCGTGCAATTGCCGACCAGGCAAGAACAATCCGTATTCCTGTTCATATGGTGGAAACCATTAATAAATTGATACGTGTTCAACGACAATTACTACAGGATCTTGGCCGCGAACCATCTCCAGAAGAAATTGGAGAAGACATGGATTTATCACCAGATAAGGTAAGAGAGATATTAAAAATTGCACAAGAGCCAGTTTCTTTAGAAACACCGATTGGTGAAGAAGACGATTCCCATTTAGGTGATTTTATTGAGGACCAAGATGCTACTTCTCCTTCAGAGCATGCTGCATATGAATTGCTTAAAGAGCAATTAGAAGATGTATTAGATACACTTACAGATAGAGAAGAAAATGTATTAAGATTGCGTTTTGGACTAGACGATGGTCGCACACGTACACTAGAAGAAGTTGGTAAAGTATTTGGTGTTACACGTGAACGTATTCGTCAAATTGAAGCAAAAGCATTAAGAAAGTTAAGACACCCAAGCAGAAGCAAACGATTAAAAGATTTCTTAGAATAA